A region of Sugiyamaella lignohabitans strain CBS 10342 chromosome A, complete sequence DNA encodes the following proteins:
- the APC1 gene encoding anaphase promoting complex subunit 1 (Largest subunit of the Anaphase-Promoting Complex/Cyclosome; APC/C is a ubiquitin-protein ligase required for degradation of anaphase inhibitors, including mitotic cyclins, during the metaphase/anaphase transition; component of the platform domain of the APC/C, based on structural analysis; localizes to nuclear foci that become diffuse upon DNA replication stress; GO_component: GO:0005680 - anaphase-promoting complex [Evidence IEA]; GO_component: GO:0005680 - anaphase-promoting complex [Evidence IDA] [PMID 9469814]; GO_component: GO:0005737 - cytoplasm [Evidence IEA,IEA]; GO_component: GO:0005856 - cytoskeleton [Evidence IEA]; GO_component: GO:0005634 - nucleus [Evidence IEA,IEA]; GO_component: GO:0005634 - nucleus [Evidence IDA] [PMID 22842922]; GO_component: GO:0000922 - spindle pole [Evidence IEA]; GO_function: GO:0004842 - ubiquitin-protein transferase activity [Evidence IMP] [PMID 16481473]; GO_process: GO:0031145 - anaphase-promoting complex-dependent proteasomal ubiquitin-dependent protein catabolic process [Evidence IMP] [PMID 16481473]; GO_process: GO:0007049 - cell cycle [Evidence IEA]; GO_process: GO:0051301 - cell division [Evidence IEA]; GO_process: GO:0008054 - cyclin catabolic process [Evidence IMP] [PMID 8895471]; GO_process: GO:0010458 - exit from mitosis [Evidence IMP] [PMID 8895471]; GO_process: GO:0007091 - metaphase/anaphase transition of mitotic cell cycle [Evidence IMP] [PMID 8895471]; GO_process: GO:0007067 - mitotic nuclear division [Evidence IEA]; GO_process: GO:0016567 - protein ubiquitination [Evidence IEA]; GO_process: GO:0016567 - protein ubiquitination [Evidence IMP] [PMID 16481473]), which yields MIDLFSSMNEPEATVSSVLKHILELGLRHSDLDSYPEGVRIPILEIIACLKDDINSQGDVNTFMLLQRNDLLSTLNGLEKPVSYHSTKETQPQEIKTITQNVGEHEGIGAWDGQSEADRIAISRLIFSEDKRFYEVSKLLQSSRGHTATLVQPPDSNENDWLAKQQALFKATALRTYAIPFGRAALFYSSRRPLATEKYLIPRLNFNVVIRPSNVTILTPKSFLQEENLAWAHFHNGVSAGLSISTEYNHISGSWIVFNRPPSLNSQHAGFLLGLGLNGHLTKLKEWHIYNYLGPKHIPTSIALLIGMAASQMGSCDIKLTKVLSVHVAALLPMGSSDLNVSTLVQSSGLIGVGLLYCNSQHRRMSEILLSEVDTSAITQQSVEKDEGYCLAAGISLGFINIGKGNDLKGLSDVQAVERLLEMAVKTSDIQRTQNFDRSVPGALMALLFMFLKTNNKSVAEKISIPETEQRLTYIRPDFILLRTLTKSLILWDSIGQDKNWVDSAIPKILVKSNLEDISHLDGDQMVYYNMIAGLCLAMGLKYVSTADTQAKETLIWYFDQFIRLSGLSAHSKHDGLVTRQCLMNCQGVVSLALASVMAGTGDLDVLRRLRRQYGRVSKEVTFGSNMANEMAMGLLFLGGGQYSLSNSNLAIACLVVSFYPLLPTHLVDSRSHLQALRHFWVLAAEPRCLVVRNDTSKAPVSIDVVIRLKNHQIVHRKAPCLLPPLDEIMAISTNNSKYFQVNIDLTDENSPLAKAFINSRTLFVRDKMVTNSGNSSNFSATLEALIGNPHGVKASKGMNQLLSNLSSVSTLDKLQKNVLVSTEPIDDKLRSTAVDLKLTLESMAKSPLSVDDLWNLRLLFAFDDKWAGDSDVKILSKSVIDDVKLLLWKTREAISTK from the coding sequence ATGATCGATCTCTTCTCCTCTATGAACGAGCCAGAAGCCACAGTAAGCAGTGTGTTAAAGCATATTCTGGAACTTGGGCTTCGCCACAGCGATCTGGATTCGTATCCAGAAGGTGTTCGGATTCCAATCTTAGAGATCATTGCATGCTTAAAAGATGATATAAACAGTCAGGGAGATGTCAATACGTTTATGCTATTGCAACGAAACGACCTTTTATCAACATTGAATGGGCTAGAAAAACCCGTAAGCTACCACTCTACAAAGGAAACTCAACCACAGGAAATAAAGACTATCACGCAGAATGTTGGTGAACATGAGGGTATTGGAGCGTGGGATGGTCAATCAGAGGCAGATAGAATTGCTATATCTAGACTCATATTTTCTGAAGACAAGAGATTCTATGAAGTGTCTAAATTGCTGCAATCATCCCGAGGTCATACTGCAACATTGGTTCAACCACCTGACTCTAATGAAAATGACTGGCTAGCAAAACAGCAAGCATTATTTAAAGCAACAGCATTAAGAACATATGCTATTCCATTTGGACGGGCAGCGTTGTTCTATTCGTCCCGACGCCCTCTGGCTACAGAAAAGTATCTCATTCCCAGACTAAACTTTAATGTGGTTATTCGTCCTTCAAACGTGACAATACTGACGCCAAAGTCGtttcttcaagaagaaaatctTGCATGGGCACATTTTCACAACGGAGTATCAGCAGGATTAAGCATTTCCACCGAATACAATCATATCAGTGGGAGCTGGATTGTATTCAATAGACCACCAAGTCTGAACTCGCAACATGCAGGATTTTTATTGGGACTGGGTCTTAACGGTCATTTAACAAAGTTGAAGGAATGGCATATCTACAATTATTTGGGACCCAAGCATATCCCCACTAGTATTGCCCTACTGATAGGTATGGCTGCCAGTCAAATGGGATCTTGTGATATCAAGCTTACCAAAGTACTTTCTGTCCATGTGGCGGCATTGCTACCAATGGGCTCTAGTGATCTAAATGTTTCTACACTTGTGCAAAGTTCCGGATTAATTGGTGTGGGACTTCTTTATTGCAATAGTCAGCACCGTCGGATGTCTGAGATTCTGCTTTCAGAAGTAGACACTAGTGCTATCACCCAGCAAAGTGTTGAAAAGGATGAGGGTTACTGTCTTGCAGCAGGCATATCTCTTggatttattaatattggCAAAGGAAACGATTTGAAGGGCTTGTCGGATGTGCAGGCGGTTGAAAGGCTTTTGGAGATGGCTGTAAAAACCAGCGATATTCAGAGGACCCAAAATTTCGACAGATCAGTTCCAGGTGCACTAATGGCACTGTTGTTCATGTTcctgaaaacaaataacaAATCAGTTGCGGAAAAAATAAGCATTCCAGAGACAGAACAGAGATTGACTTATATTCGACCAGATTTCATTCTACTTCGAACCCTTACAAAGAGTCTAATTCTGTGGGACTCAATCGGACAGGATAAAAACTGGGTCGATAGTGCTATACCAAAGATTCTAGTCAAGTCTAATTTGGAAGATATTAGCCATCTCGATGGCGATCAGATGGTCTATTATAATATGATTGCTGGACTGTGTCTTGCGATGGGTCTAAAATACGTATCTACTGCAGATACCCAGGCAAAGGAAACACTCATCTGGTATTTTGACCAGTTCATACGACTGTCTGGGTTATCTGCTCATAGCAAGCATGACGGTCTCGTCACCCGACAGTGTCTGATGAATTGTCAGGGAGTAGTGTCTCTTGCACTGGCATCGGTAATGGCTGGTACAGGAGATCTGGATGTGTTGAGACGATTGCGTAGGCAATATGGCCGTGTTTCAAAAGAAGTCACATTTGGAAGTAATATGGCCAATGAAATGGCAATGGGACTGTTGTTTCTCGGAGGTGGTCAATATTCATTATCCAATTCCAACCTTGCTATCGCATGTTTAGTCGTTTCATTCTATCCATTACTGCCCACTCATCTAGTAGACAGCAGGTCTCACTTGCAAGCACTTCGACATTTCTGGGTGCTAGCAGCTGAACCTAGATGTTTAGTAGTCCGAAACGACACTTCTAAAGCACCCGTGAGCATTGACGTGGTGATCCGGCTCAAAAACCACCAGATTGTTCATCGCAAGGCACCATGTCTTCTCCCTCCTCTTGACGAAATAATGGCCATatccaccaacaacagtaaATACTTCCAAGTCAATATCGACCTCACCGATGAAAACAGTCCACTAGCAAAAGCATTCATCAACAGTCGTACTCTATTTGTCCGCGACAAAATGGTCACTAATTCTGGCAATTCGTCGAACTTCTCAGCCACTCTTGAAGCGCTGATTGGAAACCCCCACGGGGTCAAAGCTAGCAAGGGCATGAACCAGCTGCTCAGCAACCTGTCATCAGTGTCCACCTTAGATAAACTTCAGAAGAACGTGCTGGTATCAACCGAACCAATTGATGACAAACTGCGGTCCACAGCAGTCGACCTCAAACTGACACTGGAGTCAATGGCCAAATCACCGCTGTCAGTCGATGACCTGTGGAATCTTCGACTGCTCTTTGCATTTGACGACAAATGGGCTGGCGATTCCGACGTCAAGATCCTCTCAAAGTCGGTTATCGACGACGTCAAACTCCTCCTCTGGAAGACCCGCGAGGCTATATCCACTAAATAG
- the APC1 gene encoding Anaphase-promoting complex subunit 1, translating to MAVLSIPSTGLDAVSLLGTKFCLENDNSGLPSPVSSEQLHIDNDRTSVYWIRRGIIIRKFSYHGKGFVRAAGFATFRTNEPASESTVQSDDSSGKDDSRSAVIFLADTVHIYQKDGISHSRSMPFTVSKVFPFERGLILEREMEPLTGLPSSSLLTSSRQTDPSVPKFFAMTDPILDFGLVISSSISAISPDEELMHFAPTSNSSSICVTFIPGNEHTLSSLIIYHIRHLTRAKSRSAIGTTSGTVARRRSSLKRKSASFHHGMTDDTKHPHSEQDRLRESISSPISTDRSSMSRLEVPPVAADRRTSLDPSKLESQDSQSYPLEATNLRKEIVLTKITSFDINAPRNMIKIENVLYEEDNIEVVSILNKKDSRVVNYSFRRSNGPIGIPNIEGTSVLEAKDITTIKSETNGEVLLVILSPKDQLYLYNPLLSIKSVPLMTPNHWPDISRLVSSNGNVIKVQTLDNAYRECFLTFEPKEELTKRCLNGLSLILDSVSYSFFRFLWLSSCSLKTLTDDNEWYSFMATVMCCLVNFKSDYRPDSTGVSKLGGDKSHIWPQLAGLRDGQNQRLLASVISTAYQVRNSETGSEFDFSEVRPHIILCLHIIREEFKLDVNARNQVDRLGLLISAIVESAGWSSAWVSYYETPSFKSITGKFSFIVVVYFAYILTNRLGDNYSNSTASR from the coding sequence ATGGCGGTCTTGTCTATACCGTCAACAGGATTGGATGCTGTTTCACTTCTGGGAACTAAATTCTGTTTGGAGAATGATAATTCGGGACTGCCGTCTCCTGTTTCTTCAGAGCAACTTCATATAGATAATGACCGAACGAGTGTCTACTGGATTCGTCGAGGTATCATTATCCGCAAGTTCTCCTATCATGGAAAGGGTTTCGTTCGAGCAGCTGGGTTTGCCACGTTCCGCACGAACGAACCGGCCTCAGAAAGTACTGTTCAATCAGATGATTCGAGTGGAAAAGATGATTCGAGATCAGCAGTCATATTTTTGGCAGACACGGTACATATCTATCAGAAAGATGGAATTTCACATTCGCGAAGTATGCCTTTTACGGTCAGCAAGGTATTTCCATTCGAAAGAGGATTGATTCTAGAGAGAGAGATGGAACCATTGACCGGTCTACCATCTTCCAGTTTGTTGACAAGTAGTCGTCAAACCGACCCTTCAGTGCCCAAGTTTTTTGCCATGACAGATCCGATCCTcgattttggtttggtcATCTCGTCGTCTATTTCAGCCATTTCTCCAGATGAAGAGTTGATGCATTTTGCGCCTACGTCTAACTCGTCTTCTATTTGTGTCACTTTCATACCGGGTAATGAGCATACGTTGTCGTCATTAATTATATACCACATTCGGCATCTAACCAGGGCTAAGTCAAGATCAGCTATCGGAACTACTTCTGGCACAGTTGCAAGGCGAAGGAGCTCGCTAAAGAGGAAGTCGGCAAGTTTTCACCATGGAATGACTGACGACACAAAACATCCACACAGTGAACAAGATCGACTTCGTGAGTCTATTTCATCTCCCATATCGACAGATAGATCATCAATGTCTCGATTAGAGGTACCGCCAGTTGCAGCTGAcagaagaaccagtctTGATCCCAGCAAACTCGAATCACAAGACTCACAAAGCTATCCACTGGAAGCAACAAACTTACGAAAGGAGATTGTTCTTACCAAAATCACATCCTTTGACATTAACGCACCGAGGAATATGAttaaaattgaaaatgtaTTATACGAAGAAGACAATATTGAGGTTGTGTCTATACTAAACAAAAAAGACTCTAGGGTGGTAAACTACTCTTTTAGGAGATCTAATGGTCCCATCGGCATTCCCAATATTGAAGGCACCAGCGTTCTAGAAGCAAAAGATATTACCACGATAAAATCAGAAACTAACGGCGAGGTGCTGCTTGTAATACTTAGTCCCAAGGACCAGTTATATCTTTACAATCCTCTGCTGAGTATAAAATCCGTACCTCTAATGACTCCTAATCATTGGCCGGATATTAGTCGTTTAGTTTCAAGCAATGGTAATGTGATAAAAGTTCAAACTTTGGATAACGCATATCGCGAGTGTTTCCTTACTTTTGAgccaaaagaagaactaACAAAGAGATGTCTTAATGGACTGAGTCTTATATTGGATTCCGTTAGCTACTCGTTTTTTCGATTTCTATGGTTGAGCTCATGCTCTTTAAAGACGCTTACAGATGATAATGAATGGTATTCCTTTATGGCAACTGTAATGTGTTGTTTGGTGAATTTCAAATCAGACTATAGACCGGACAGTACTGGTGTGTCTAAATTAGGTGGAGATAAATCTCATATATGGCCACAATTGGCTGGTCTGAGAGATGGCCAAAATCAAAGGCTGTTGGCGTCGgtaatatcaacagcataTCAGGTGAGAAATTCAGAAACAGGATCTGAGTTTGATTTTTCAGAAGTACGTCCACATATTATATTATGCCTGCATATTATTCGAGAAGAATTTAAACTTGATGTTAACGCGCGAAATCAAGTTGATCGATTAGGGCTGctaatatcagcaatagTAGAATCAGCTGGTTGGTCGTCAGCCTGGGTATCTTATTATGAAACACCTTCGTTTAAAAGCATAACTGGTAAGTTTAGTTTTATTGTTGTCGTTTATTTTGCATATATTCTAACCAACAGACTCGGCGATAACtattcaaattcaacagCCTCTAGATGA
- the FMS1 gene encoding polyamine oxidase (Polyamine oxidase; converts spermine to spermidine, which is required for the essential hypusination modification of translation factor eIF-5A; also involved in pantothenic acid biosynthesis; GO_component: GO:0005737 - cytoplasm [Evidence IDA] [PMID 11914276]; GO_function: GO:0052904 - N1-acetylspermidine:oxygen oxidoreductase (3-acetamidopropanal-forming) activity [Evidence IEA]; GO_function: GO:0052903 - N1-acetylspermine:oxygen oxidoreductase (3-acetamidopropanal-forming) activity [Evidence IEA]; GO_function: GO:0016491 - oxidoreductase activity [Evidence IEA,IEA]; GO_function: GO:0046592 - polyamine oxidase activity [Evidence IMP] [PMID 11154694]; GO_function: GO:0046592 - polyamine oxidase activity [Evidence IDA] [PMID 21067138]; GO_function: GO:0052902 - spermidine:oxygen oxidoreductase (3-aminopropanal-forming) activity [Evidence IEA]; GO_function: GO:0052901 - spermine:oxygen oxidoreductase (spermidine-forming) activity [Evidence IEA]; GO_process: GO:0055114 - oxidation-reduction process [Evidence IEA,IEA]; GO_process: GO:0015940 - pantothenate biosynthetic process [Evidence IMP] [PMID 11154694]; GO_process: GO:0006598 - polyamine catabolic process [Evidence IGI,IMP] [PMID 12586697]) codes for MTKTFEETTSAIQGSKNESLITANQADDDSNYSSVIIIGSGISGVKCAVDLTNKNIDVRMLEAQDHVGGRLKTYRDDEGRHYDLGASWLHDTLQNELFEHAIDLGCKLYYDDGDWGWYTNQGERIPNSLKAQRVVFDAEHKIQLAYEDLTLPDKSLKEFTEEFVQTHPLITEEQKVLAPQMMRYLELWHAIPWDRVSAKYGIPEHFGRDAFVTSGYDKIFTSVYEQIDRTNLKLHLNSEVINISRANDKERLYTVKTKSGETYTSKYVLVTIPAGALKYTHQDLFAPNLLPKPLETVIHEMELAALGKFVLEFESVFWPEDLDNMVSLGNDALKSLTPGAHPLVFTNGKPLFGRNCLLALTSPPLTHYLEANPDKVYDFFEPALKGFRVDKSKPLPKMTFLLATDWTQNKYFRASYSALLVGQDYYNNILPFIDGADRLRFAGEHTTHDANGCVQGAYATGRREAEYILADMKGDALPYKIRESLENVNLNGK; via the coding sequence ATGACAAAAACGTTTGAAGAGACTACTTCCGCTATCCAGGGAAGTAAAAATGAAAGTCTTATCACAGCAAAtcaagctgatgatgatagtAACTACTCGTCGGTAATAATCATCGGATCAGGCATTTCTGGAGTCAAATGTGCAGTTGATCTGACAAATAAGAATATTGATGTACGCATGCTCGAAGCCCAAGATCACGTTGGTGGTCGATTGAAAACCTATAGAGATGATGAGGGTCGTCATTATGATTTAGGTGCTTCGTGGTTACATGATACTTTACAGAACGAGTTATTTGAGCATGCTATTGATCTCGGTTGTAAACTATATTACGACGATGGTGACTGGGGTTGGTATACAAACCAAGGAGAAAGAATTCCAAATTCACTCAAAGCTCAGAGAGTTGTATTTGATGCTGAACATAAGATTCAACTGGCGTATGAGGACTTAACTTTACCTGACAAGTCTCTTAAAGAGTTTACGGAAGAATTTGTCCAGACTCATCCATTGATAACTGAGGAACAAAAGGTACTTGCTCCTCAGATGATGAGATATCTCGAGCTATGGCACGCTATTCCTTGGGACAGAGTATCAGCCAAGTATGGTATTCCTGAGCATTTCGGTCGAGACGCTTTTGTCACCAGTGGCTATGATAAAATCTTCACATCGGTGTACGAGCAAATCGACCGCACCAACCTAAAACTGCATTTAAATAGCGAAGTGATTAATATTTCACGAGCTAATGATAAGGAGAGGCTTTATACCGTGAAAACCAAGTCTGGAGAAACGTATACGTCGAAATACGTTCTTGTCACTATACCAGCAGGTGCCCTGAAGTACACTCACCAGGACTTATTTGCACCCAACCTCCTCCCAAAACCCTTAGAAACCGTTATTCATGAGATGGAACTTGCTGCTTTGGGTAAATTTGTTCTTGAATTCGAATCGGTGTTCTGGCCGGAAGACCTGGATAACATGGTTTCTCTTGGTAACGATGCATTAAAATCACTGACTCCCGGTGCTCATCCGTTGGTTTTCACAAATGGCAAGCCACTTTTTGGAAGGAATTGCCTTCTTGCTCTCACATCTCCTCCATTAACGCATTATCTTGAAGCTAATCCGGATAAGGTCTATGACTTTTTTGAACCTGCTTTGAAGGGGTTCAGAGTTGACAAAAGTAAGCCGCTCCCAAAAATGACGTTTTTGCTAGCCACAGACTGGAcacaaaacaaatattTCCGTGCTTCATATTCAGCTCTTCTTGTTGGGCAAGATTATTATAACAATATCCTGCCGTTTATTGATGGAGCTGACCGCCTCAGATTTGCTGGTGAACATACTACCCATGATGCCAATGGATGCGTTCAAGGTGCCTATGCTACAGGTAGACGAGAAGCCGAGTATATTTTGGCTGATATGAAGGGAGATGCTTTACCATACAAGATACGAGAATCTTTGGAGAATGTTAATTTAAACGGAAAATAG